The Primulina eburnea isolate SZY01 chromosome 6, ASM2296580v1, whole genome shotgun sequence genome contains a region encoding:
- the LOC140835021 gene encoding T-complex protein 1 subunit delta-like, whose protein sequence is MAALAVSKQKTETFVDNKRKDDIRMANIAAAQSVANAVRTSLGPKGMDKMISTSSGEVIITNDGATILNKMEVLQPAAKFLVELSKSQDVVAGDGTTTVVVIAGALLKAALSLLISGIHPTIISDALNKASIKAVEILSAMAVPVELTDRDSLIKSASTSLNSKVVSQYSTLLAPLAVDAVLYVVDSEKPDLVDLRDIKIVKKLGGTIDDTELVKGLVFDKKVSHAAGGLTRVENAKIGVIQFQISPPKTDIEQSIVVSDYTQMDRILKDERNYILSMIKKIKASGCNVLLIQKSILRDAVTDLSLHYLAKAKILVIKDVERDEIEFITKTLNCLPISNIEHFRAEKLGFADLVEEVSLGDGGKLVKITGIKEMGRTTSVLVRGSNQLVIDEAERSLHDALCVVRCLVNKKFLIAGGGAPEIELSRQLGAWAKVLHGMEGYCVKAFAEALEVIPYTLAENAGLNPIAIVTELRNRHAQGEINAGINVRKGQITNILEENVVQPLLVSTSAISLAAECVRMILKIDDIVTVR, encoded by the coding sequence ATGGCGGCACTCGCGGTATCGAAGCAGAAGACGGAGACATTCGTGGACAACAAGCGGAAAGATGACATTCGTATGGCGAACATAGCGGCAGCTCAGTCCGTCGCTAACGCCGTTCGCACCAGCCTCGGTCCCAAGGGCATGGATAAGATGATTTCTACTTCCTCCGGCGAAGTCATCATAACAAATGATGGCGCCACCATCCTCAACAAGATGGAAGTCCTCCAACCCGCCGCAAAGTTTCTCGTAGAGCTGTCCAAGTCTCAGGATGTTGTCGCTGGTGATGGAACCACTACCGTCGTCGTTATCGCTGGTGCTTTACTCAAAGCCGCACTTTCCCTTCTCATATCTGGCATTCACCCCACTATCATATCCGACGCCCTAAATAAGGCTTCGATCAAGGCTGTCGAGATTTTGTCTGCAATGGCTGTGCCTGTTGAGTTAACCGACCGTGATTCCTTGATAAAATCGGCCTCCACATCATTAAATTCAAAGGTGGTTTCTCAGTATTCCACGCTTTTAGCCCCTTTAGCTGTTGATGCCGTGCTCTATGTGGTGGATTCTGAGAAGCCGGATCTGGTAGACCTGAGAGATataaagattgtgaagaaaCTCGGGGGTACCATTGATGACACGGAGTTGGTGAAAGGGTTGGTTTTTGATAAGAAAGTTAGTCACGCTGCCGGTGGATTGACGAGGGTGGAGAATGCAAAGATTGGGGTGATACAGTTTCAGATTTCTCCCCCCAAAACTGATATTGAGCAGAGCATTGTGGTTTCTGACTACACACAAATGGATCGGATTTTAAAGGACGAGAGAAACTATATTTTAAGCATGATAAAGAAAATTAAAGCCTCGGGCTGCAACGTATTGTTGATTCAGAAGAGTATTTTGAGGGATGCTGTTACAGACTTGTCATTGCATTATTTGGCAAAGGCAAAGATTTTGGTGATTAAGGACGTGGAGAGGGATGAGATAGAGTTTATTACCAAGACATTGAATTGCTTGCCTATTTCCAACATCGAGCATTTTCGTGCAGAGAAGTTGGGGTTTGCTGATTTGGTGGAGGAGGTATCATTGGGAGATGGTGGGAAGCTAGTGAAGATCACAGGGATCAAGGAAATGGGGAGGACTACAAGTGTTCTGGTTCGTGGATCAAATCAATTGGTGATTGATGAGGCTGAGAGGAGTCTGCATGATGCTCTGTGTGTGGTGAGGTGTTTGGTGAACAAAAAGTTTTTGATTGCAGGGGGTGGAGCTCCAGAGATTGAATTATCAAGGCAATTGGGTGCATGGGCGAAGGTGCTACATGGGATGGAAGGGTACTGTGTGAAAGCTTTCGCTGAAGCTCTCGAGGTTATTCCGTACACGTTGGCTGAGAATGCTGGTTTAAACCCAATTGCCATTGTGACTGAGCTGAGGAATAGGCACGCACAGGGAGAGATAAATGCAGGTATCAACGTGAGGAAGGGACAGATCACTAACATTTTGGAGGAGAATGTGGTGCAGCCTCTCTTGGTGAGCACAAGTGCTATTTCTTTGGCCGCTGAGTGTGTTCGTATGATCTTGAAGATTGATGACATAGTTACTGTGAGGTAG